The segment GGAGACGCCATTCGGCACGCTGCATTCGACCAACATCACACCCGACCCCGAAACCGGGATCGGGCGATACAGCTTCGCGCAGTTCGACCGTGCGATGCGCAAGGGCGTGGCCGCCGACGGCCACAACCTGTATCCGGCCATGCCGTATCCCTCCTATGCCAAGCTCACGCAGGAGGACATGCAGGCGCTGTACGCATACCTGATGCACGGCGTGAAGCCAGTCCGCCAAGCCAATCAGCCGTTGGGGATGTCATTCCCCTTCAACCAGCGCTGGGGATTGGCAGTCTGGAATTGGCTGTTCCTGGACGCAAAGCCCTTCCAGCCCAATGCAAAGCAGGACGCGGAATGGAACCGCGGCGCCTATATCGTGCAAGGGCTCGGACACTGCGGCGCATGCCATACGCCTCGCGGCATTGGCTTCCAGGAGAAGACCATGTCCGATGCTGGCAGCACGGGCAAATTTTTCCTCGCGGGAGAGACCGTGGAGGGATGGCGCGCACTGAGCCTGCGCAGCCTGTGGACGCCTGAGGACACCGCCGAGATTCTGAAGACCGGGCGCAACCAGCATGGCACGGTGTCCGGAAACATGGTCGACGTGGTGCAGCACAGTACCCAGTACATGACGGATGGCGATCTGAAAGCCATCGGCGTCTATCTCAAGTCGCTACCGGCTGCGGGGCATGACAAGCCGATGCAGGTCGCACAGGGGCCCGCGCCCTCCATCGCGCCGCGCGCGTCAAAGGCCGAATCGGACGTTGTACCGGCCACCGCATCTGGAGCGCCCGCCGACCTCTATACCTCGCGCGGTGGATTGGGATACCTGCAGTTCTGCACCGACTGCCATCGCTCGGATGGTGCCGGGGTATCAGGCGTGTTCCCGGCGCTTGCGGGCAACCCGGTACTGATGTCCGACGACCCCTCGACGCTCGTTCATATCACGCTGACGGGCTGGCGTTCCGCCCAGACTGCCGACAATGCCCGCGTCCTGAGCATGCCGGCATTCGCCCGCCTGAGCGACCAGGAAATTGCCGAGATCCTGAACTTCACCCGCAGAAGCTGGGGCAACGCCACAGCCAAGCCGATCGCGGCAGCCACGGTGCGGAGCATGCGCAAGCAACTCGACGTCCGTAAGCTTGACGACAGCAAGTTCGAGACCCCGCGCATCGCCAACATCTTGAAGGAGTCCAACGCCACACAGCTGGTTCTTGGTGCCCGGCTGAACATCAACACGCACGAGATGCTGCCCAGGAATGTGGGCAATGCGCTGAACTGCGCGAGTTGCCACCTGAATGCCGGGACCGTCGCGGATGGCTCGCCGTATGTTGGTGTGTCCGCGTTCTTCCCGAGCTACGCGCCGCGGGCCGGCCGGGTCATCACGCTGGCAGACCGTATCAACGGTTGCTTCCTGCGATCGATGAACGGCAAGCCGCTGCCGCTCGACTCCGAGGAACTCAAGGCGATGGTCGCTTACTTCGACTGGATGAAACGCGAGACCAAGCCAGAGGACAAGGTCGAAGGCCGCGGTGTCGGCAAGATCGACCGCCGCCTGGTACCGAACGTGGAAAACGGCAAGAAAATCTACGCAGTCCAGTGCGCGCTATGCCACGGTGACGGCGGCGAAGGCATCAAGAATGCCAACGGCAAGTGGGTCTATCCGCCGCTGTGGGGCGACGAGTCCTTCAACATCGGTGCGGGTATGGCGCGAACCTATACGGCAGCGGCCTTCGTCAAGCGCAACATGCCCATCGCTTTCCATAACGGGTTCCCCTTGGGCCAGGGCGGGTTGACCGATCAGGAAGCAGTGGATGTCGCCGAGTACTTCACCCACATGCCCCGGCCAGACTTCGCGGCCAAGGTCAAGGATTGGCCCAACGACAAGAAGCCGGCCGACGCACGTTACTAACGCTTCTTGGCTGGCGCGGCCCCGACGTCAAAACGTTGGGGCCGCCGACGCCAAATGTCGGATGTCGGAAACACACGCTACCTGGAGGGATAGGACGTCGGCACAGTGCGCAGCATCGCGTGCGCGGCGTGTCATCAGGTGCATGGAAGCTCCAGGGACGCCAGAGAGGCTGTAGAACTGCAGGCCTTGGCTGACGATCCGCTCTCCATCGAACGGCCTCCAAACCTGGAATTCTTGGCCCGCCCTAGAGGATTCGAACCCTTATATTAGGTCACATAGCCCCTCCACAAACGCCCTCTTCCCCACCAGCCGCGCGCAGCTTGGGTTTCATGCTTGGAGCCAAATACGCACCTGGGTGCATATTTGAATCTTGTTCATAGGAGAACTCTGGCGCCTGCCGTAGCTAGCTACGGTGAAACATCTGACCTACAAGGTCTGTGGATAACCTGTTGATATGCTGTGCATATCCATGCACCGCCCTCATGCGACGGTGCAGCAAGAGGATGATTCCGAGGCCATCCGTTGCGGGCCGAGTACGCAGATTCCCTGGCAACATCAGGCAATAAGTTTCCCGCAAACTGGCCTAGCGCCTTTCATGCGGCAAAAATTGGCCTGAAATTGTGAAGCGATTTGGGGTAGCTGGCCGCCATCGTCGCTTAGTCGCACCTAGTGTCCGGAGGGAGCACGATGCTACGGCCGCACTCTCAGTCAGGACTGTTTCCCGAGAAGCCCCTTCGAGAACAGCCTGTTCTCGACAATGCGCTCAATCTCCTTCCTGTCGGCCTTAATCAGGTACGGCCAGGAGAGGAGAAATTCCGCGAGCTCGTCGTTGTCGCAATAAAGGTATGCCGTCGGAACCTTGAGCACCTTCGCCAGCTTCTGAGCGATTTCAACAGCGGGCTGGTGAACTCCACTCTCGTATCGGCTGATGCGTGCGCTGGCAATAGTTTCGTCCAGGCCGATTTCCACGCCGAGCTTATCTTGGGGAATGCCGGCACGCCGCCTTGCCTGCCGCAAGCGACGTCCAAAAACAGTAACCGGCTCCTTTTTTCCCATTCTTCGAATATCGTAGATTTCGCATTGCGTTTCCCTACGAAATTCGTAGAATCAGGAACAAACTACGAACAGCCAAATGCACTTGACAAACCGCCATTTCATGGTTCGTTTGTCGCTATAGGCGTCATAAACAACCACTGGAGCTGACGCTCTCGCTCGCACGAGGGAACACTCCTGACGTACCCGCCACAAACTGCTGGAGCCCAAGAAATGAACCTCAACGATGTACCTGACGACTTCCCACGGCCCACGCTTCCAGCCGTGGTTCTTGGCGGGCAGCCAAAAGTGGGCGCCACCTTGTCATGGAACGTCTACGTTGCAGGCTTGACTCCAGAAGAGAGATACGAGCGCTGGTTCATATGCGAGGACATAGCCAAGCAATTGCTTCCCGTCGCTCAAGAGGATGCAGCGAAGTTTCCCCACCATTCGCCAAACGAGACGCTTAGACGCGTTCGCGTGTCAGTCGCACGCAAAGGTTGGGTATCGGCTGCAGAACTGGATTGGCTCATTCAACGACTGAAGACCCCGCTGCAATGGTAGGAGCCGAGGTTCTGGCGTGGAACCATGTATCTGGAGAGCGCAATATGTCATGCCGCGATGACGAAAGCGAAGCTGCGTCTTCTCGCTACGCGCCTAAGCCCGCCCTTCACCTCGGACGCATCGTCCAGGACATTCCGCCGGTGGTTCACGCCTTGGGAAAGGCAACGTGCCGCACCCCGGACGAGCTCCTGGCCAGCCGAACGCGCTTTGGCTATCCCACCTATGCAATCGAAGACCCCGACGATAGTGTGACCTGGTACTTCTCAAACGACTTGCAGGAGGCAGTTGCCCTCGGGCTGAAGTGGCTCGAGAAGGACTGCGCTCTAATACAGATTCCCGAAGACCAAAATGGTGAGGTTGTCTATGCCTACGTAGCGCGAGGTCTCGAACATGACCCAGACCTCGAGTGCCTTTTATATCGTGAAGGCTTCTGGCGCGCTGCGGGCGGGGACATGAATGAAGCAGCGACACCGGAAATCATGACTCGGTTGCGTATTGAACTCTTCAAGCTCCTAGCCCGATTGGGGGGAGGACAATTCCTCTTGCTCGACTTCTCAAATCCGGCTTCTGTTACAAGGCACCTAGAGAACTGGGAGAATGACCTTGAGCCGTAGCACAAATCGGCTGCTGGCCATCTTGCGCAGGTTAGAGCCATGACCAAGCGGCTTTCGGGAGCTGTAGCTGCGCTCTACCGGCAACCAGACGATGACCTCCGCCAGGTGTACGGCCAGTTGCTAACGGAGGCGGAAAGGCTCCCATGCCTTTCCTCGGTTGCCGTCATCTCCATCACTTTGCCTGGACGCCAGCCAGCAGGCGTGGATGGATTCGAGCACGTACTACGAGTGAGCTTCGCAGACGTCAACTTGCTCACCCCGACGCTCTCTCACAGGGATACGAACTCCCACGCCCCGAGTTCGCTAGAACTGAATGGAGTGGAGCGGCGGATTTGTCCATGGGTCGCTGGAGCCCTGTACAAGTGATGACACGCAGCCACCTTACACTAGACGAAATGGAGGCTGAGATAGGAGGCTATCTAAGGACCTACCGCATCCATCGCAACATCGACCAGGCTACCCTCTCAATGCGAGCTGGCATCAGCGTGCGGGCTCTACGGAATCTCGAGACAGGCAACGGTTCGTCATTGCGCACCCTCTGCACGGTGCTTAGAGCCTTGGGCCGCGAAGGATGGCTCGACATGATTGCGCCTGTTCCCACCATCAACCCGTTGATGCTTACAAGGCAAGCAAAGCCACGACAGCGGGCAAGCAAGCCCAGGAAAAAGAAGACCACATTCAAGGAGGCTTTGGCGGCGATACCAAACGTCGGTGAAGATGACTCCGACTCACGGAAATAGTCAGAGGAAGTGAAACCCGATTTCCAAATTGCCGTTGGGGACCGACCGGTCCTTCTTGCTTCTGTGAGGGCCGATTCACGCACGTACACGTGTCCGCGGGCTGACGGAAAAAAACAAGCAGCGAACTACGACATTTCACTGATTGTTGGCTAAAGTGCTGGCCGGTGCCTGACTGCGTCCAACCAGTCCCGCATATTTTCATCCACTAGGAGAACTGAATTGGCGAGGGAAATGTATCACGGAAGTTTGTCCGAAAGCATCACTGTCTTCGATGACTTCACCCATTTTGGAACCAGAGATGCAGCCATTGCCGCTGCGGCCGCCAAAGCCTACGCCCAACCGGGCAGCATACGTCCTACGGCGTATCTTTACTGCGTTCAAATCCAGGTCAGTGATTCCCAGATTCATAAAGTGGAAACGGGGGACTGGGGCGACCCTACCCTGTATTCGACATGCCGCACACTATTGAACACTCAGAGATTCCCGGAGCTCAAGGACATTGAGTTACAAGCAAGAAAAATTAGAGAAGGCCGAAGCCGTCAGAGCAAAATCGATGCGGAAAAATACCTTATCCGCGCAATGGCGGATGCATTGCAGGACAGGGTCGGCGCCTTTGAATACACCAACAAGGTTGAGGACGAACGCAGTCAGAGCCTTCTTGTGGTTCGTGGAGCGAATGTCGTCAGACACGGTAAGGTTGAGAAGATTGAGCAATCTCAGCTAGAAGCAGCGCGGGTGCACAACCCGCTTCACCACGCCAATTCTCCGGCGAATCAGTTCCAAGAGGTTGCACCCCATATTCAGGCGAGGGATGAATTCAGAAATCAGCGCCCCTCATCCAGTCGGACGTAGGGTGATTCGACCGTCCAGCCTAGCAGCTAGTTTGACTGGACGGAGGAGAGCTACATATAGAAGCTATAGCGCGGCTGCACCACATCACCCTCCGGCACGTACTTGAGAACCTTTCCAACCTGTTGGGCTACACGCATCGTAATGGGCTCTGCGCCATCAAACTGGGTGTTGTTCCAGTTGAGCTTCGTGAGGGCAAGAATCTCTTCGGCTAGTTTGCGCGGGCTTGTGTCCGCCTGGGCAATCTGAAACTTCAATGGTCGGGGTACATACATCCCTGGATACGTGGCGTAATACGGCACGCTCCCTCTCGTATAGAGGAGGTGATTTGCCTCGTCCAAGCTCAGCATTGTCCCTCGCAGCGGCGGATAAGTACCTTCTCGAAACAGGCGGGTGAACGACTTCGTGACCACCATAAAATCGGCAGTCTCCAACCCCTGGTCGTCGACCGCACCATTGAATCCCTCGAGTTCGTCTTTGCTGTACTTCGAGCTCTTATGCACAACCACACGTGCCGGCAAATGCCTATGTTCGCGCCTGTACTCCTTCAGTGCAGTCGTGAGCAGGAGATACGCATCATTGCGAGAGAGGTGCGGTTGCCTGTCGTCCTTCAAGAGCTCAACAGCCTTGCCGCGTACGATTACTCCTTCGCCACGTTCGTCATAGACCTGCGCCATGCTGGTCACCAGAGTTGCTTGGTCCAGTGAGCGATAAAAACTGATGCCGACAAAGCAGGCTTGGAACTCTGACGGGTCGCGTACGATACGCCAAGGACGATAGTTTGCCTTGTAGTAAAGTGCAGTGTGGAAGTTCCACGCCCTGGTAGCCTCATCCTGCAGTGCACGCTTCTCCCCCTTCTTGCTCTTCTTTCCTTTCGCCGTCTCATCGTAAGTCTGCGGCAGAACGAGTTGAATAGGTTGGTTCATTCGCATGACCTTCGCTTTCAGCATATTACGAAGGTCAAACGTGCTGCCGTACTCGAGGGCGTCCTGCTTGGGGTTGAATTCAGCGGTTGCTTCGTTGGCATCGTTATCTTCCAGCGCCACCAGTTCCTGCGGAACGCCCACGATGACGACATCCGGCCGCCCGGACTCACTAATGGCCTGAACTTCGTCCGCCAGCATTGACTGCCCATCAGCGACAGCCATCAGTTCGGACTGAGCAGTAATGCGGCTTAGCTCTCGGCTCGACAGAGTCCGCACTGAGCTCGCGTCGATATTGAAGTCGGCACGAAACGGCGAGTCAGCGCCAAAGCCCGGAAAATCCGGGAATAAGTGAGGCTGTCGGCTGGCTTTAGCCTTTATTCCAGCCTTGCTACGCTCGAGCCACTGGAGGATGCCGTCTACTGTTTGTTGGGTGCCGACCACTCCAAGACGAATGCGGCGAGGTTGCCCTTCAATACTATCGAGCGGGCCGAACAGAGCGATTCCTTGGCGCATATCGACATGCCTGTGATGTCCGCCAAACTCCAGCTCTGGCTCTTTCAGAAAGTCAAGTTTCATCATCCGAGCTCAAACAGTGGTGCAGAGGAGGTCTCGCCTTGCTGTTTGTCTATATTATCCGATGAGGCCCATGCGCTGTCATCGATACCTCGGTCGATACCAAACGTGACCGGAACACCGAAGTCGAGAAACGGATAGCCCTCGTCAAACAGGCCTGGAGGATTGCGCAGCAGGTCGGCCCACATCATCAACTGCCCGCGAATCGCGCCATTTTTCTCGAGTTCCTTGATGCCCTTGAGCCAGTCTTCATGCCATTTGCTTTGCTCAGTACCGTTCCTGGTGAAGAAGTATGTCGGCGTAACCTCGAGATACCAGTCGCTGCCGAACCGGTAGAACTGGGCCTTCATTGCTGAATGCCTATAGCCCATCAAGTGCTTCTTCTGCTTGTTGCGAAGCTCTTTGAATACCTCTCGCGCTGTCGACTTCTTGTCCCCACGATAGGCATAGTCATACGGCGTGTTGCTTTCAGACGGCGGGAAGAAGAAGCATCTCATAGCTTTGTCAAAGCGAAGTGCCTCGGGCATTGACCGCAGCTTCTCTCGCAGACAGCTGTTCATGAGGCTCACAAAGTCGCGCTGTCTGTCAGGGTCAGGTGATGCGGCCCACTCCTTGATACCGAAGTCTTCCACGGTGCCTCGGTCGCACAAGTTGTGATAGCGCGGCTCAGTTAGGTCGCGAACCGTAAGTATTCGTTCGTTCTTCAGAATGAACTCGAGCCGCAGATTGGCCTCACGTAATGCCGCACCGAGGTCCTTGGCCGTCCGATAAGGAGTTTCCGCCAGGTAAAGTCGCTCCGGCAGCTTCGTGACCGGCAGTAGGTTGCTGACAAGCGTTTCGCGCCTTACCAGCGCAGGCGCAACGCCACGGGGTGAAGCCGCCTGGGCGACCTCAATGAGTCTGGCCTTGCTGCTTTCGTTTAGAACATCTCTGGCTTTAACGAATCGAAGCCGCTTCTCGCCCCCTTCCGTGGGAGGCTTGATGACTTGCCAGTAGCACTCGTTTGTACTTGGTCTCGAAACGATGAGGATTACGGGGACACTATGTCCGAGCCAGTAGTCCATATCCCTGGAATCCGGCCAATAGTCGAAGCCGGCATTAGTCTCATTCTTGAACTCCGAGACCGCTTTGCTCTGTACCTTGAGCAGCATGCCAGTCATCCGACCATTGGCCGCGTCGCGAATTTCGATTTCGCCGTCGATGCCGGCGTCGTGTTGCGCCGTCGGTCTCCAGACCAGTCCCATCCGAGAGACCGTTAGTTCAATCAGGCCCGTTCCCTGGGTGCCCAACAATTGGCTGTCGGTCAGCTTCTTCTCGCTCATTTCTTATCCAATAGACCTGCTTCTGAGGTTGTCCGGCTAGCCAGAGACGAGGTGCGGACTTTCGATACATGGACTTGAGACATCGACCATTGTAAATGCTGGCAAATGCACAAGGGAGCCTGCCGCAGAGACCGGGGGCTGACATGAGTTCTCCGCAACACTCTTGGGCACCATGGCGCCCAAGATTATGTCTCCGCAATCTGTCAAAGGTCCTACGGACATCTCCAGCGACGTCGCCCGAATCCACGGTGAAGCGCCACATGGCCACCATCGCATGCAGCCCAGCAAGACCGACAACCCTTCTGGCGGCGGTCGCGGCAACAACCCTCTACAGGACAAATGACGGCCTACGGGCCTCCGGCACCAACCTGGCCGCCGGGGTTCCTCGATTTGGTCGGCATCGACAGCAAGCCGAGCCACCCTCGTGATTTGCTCGGAGACTCCCATCCTCGCGTCCTCCCACTAGCCGCCCAAGCTTCTCCGACCAAAAAATGCCGCATACTGCATATTTTGAGATATACGAAATCGTCCACAGAAACATTTCAGCAACGTTTCTGCATCGTTGTTGCAACGAATTCAAAATGTGCTATCCTGCAAGCTAAACATCACACGAGGCGCAGTATGAGCACGCAAACACCGATGGCAATTGGTCACTACCTTACTCAACTGCGGGAGCACGCCGGGCTTAAGCAGGCAGAGCTTGCCCGGAAGGTAACTTGGAGTCCTGCTGTACTCTCGAGGGTTGAAAGCGGCGAGCGTGAGTTGAATCCGGAGGAGCTTGGCGAAGTTCTGCGCGCAATCGGGACCGACGATGCGCTGAAGCTCGGCGAACGACTCCAGCGTTCGTGGGAAGTTCTGGTTGCTCCGCCGCTAACCCACCCAGAGCAGGATTTGCTGTGGGAAGCCGAACTTGCGTCGAAACAATTGCGAGCCCTGTCGGCCGCGGACGATGTGTCAGCGGCTTTCCAGCGTCGAATCGACGAATATCTCGAAGAATTGCAATACCTTGCAAGCCTCGTCCTAAAGCGCGACCACACAGTCGCGTTCATTGGCAGTATTGGGATTGGTAAATCAACTGCGATTTGCCGCATGACTGGCCTCGAAGTAGCCGACGACGGCGCTCCTGTTCAACCGGTCTTGGAAGCAGGCGCAGGCGGTATCACGGTATGCGAAGTTCATCTTTACACGGGACCGCAGTACGGCATAGTCGTGGAACCGTGCTCGGATGAGGAAATTCGCCAGCATACGACTGACTTCGTCGAACATATCAGCCGCACTGGAAATCCAGCCAGTAATGATGATGCCGAACCGTTGGAAAATGAGGGTCAGGGCATTTCGCGTGAAATTGAGCGCGCCATTCGCAATATGTCTGGATTGCGAGTACGGAAGGAAAAAGTCGACGGTAAGACCACCCGGCGAGATGACGCAAAGCAACTAGCGCTTTCTCATGCATCTGCAAGAGAGTTGCTAGTCGAAGTGCTTGCTCGTATGGAACTGCACAAGCGTGATGCCAGGCACATCTGGTACGACGCTTCCACGGGCAAGCCTCCGCTCGTATGGCTCAAGGAGACATTTGAGGCCATCAATAATGGACGGCTTCCCGAATTCACGTTGCCGAAGCGCATCGAGGTAGTTGCTCCGGTGGGCCTGTTGAAAGGAGTCGATTTGTCAGTTCGGCTAGTGGACACAAAGGGTATCGACCGAACCGCTGCGCGCGCCGACCTCGAGGTCCACCTCGAAGACCCCCATACCCTCGCTGTTCTCTGCTCCGGATTCAACAATGCTCCTGGCGCTGAAGCACGCCTGTTGCTCAATCGAGCGCGAGATGCCGGCATCCGAAACCTTGGCCTTAACGCTGCAATTGTGGCTCTGCCGCGACCAGAAGAAGCGCTCGCGGTAAAGGACGACGCAGGCGACCGTGTTGAAACTGTTGAAGAAGGTTATGAACTGAAAGGAGACCAAGTAGCGACAGCTCTGGAGCCTCTAGGTCTGGCGGAGTTGCCTGTCGGCTTCTTCAACGCGCGCGAGGATGCCCCTAGCAAGCTACAGGAATTCGTTGCTTTCCAATTGCGTCGCATCCGAGATGATTTTGCAAAGCGGCTCGCGCAGGCAACCGCCAATGTGCAGGAGGTAATCCAGAATAGAGAGGAAGAACAGAACCAAGCCATCATTCGCGAAGCCGCAGCGCAACTGAAGCACTGGCTAACTCAGAACACCGACAGCCCGCCGCTAAAACAGCAGATACATGCAAGCCTCATCAATGAACTCGCCAAGGCACACGCTAGCACCGTGCATGCTGCTGTGAGACGAGGTGGGGACTGGCCGAACCTCAACTACAGTCACCAACTGGGTCATGGCGCACGAGTCCTGGCTACTGGTTCGCTGGGGCGCAAGATAAAGGATTTCCACGCTATTGCTGAAAATCTGCGCACGAATCCCGAGTACGCAAAGGCCGTATCGTTGATTGGGCAGGCAGAAAGCGTCTTGCTCGTAGCATTTGACGGGGTGCTCACCAGAATGAGGCTGCTTGGGGAGACGCTATTCGAGGATGAGATGAGGAGGGACGCGATGTTCTGGCGGGATTGCGAGAACGAGTGGGGCCAGGGTAAGGGCTACCGTGAACGAGTGGCGGAACGCAGCAAGCAGTGGTTTGATGACGAGCGCAAGGACGAGTTGAATCAAGCAATCCAAAGTCTGCTATCCACAGAGTGGGGCGAAAGCGTGGCGCGCGTTTCGGCTCTTCTGGAAGCCTAAGCTTGATTCTGAGGGTTGAAACGCTCCGCTCTCGCCCTCCCCCGAGAACGGCGAACACCTGTCCGTAGGCGTATGGCTAAGGCGAATGCTGGAAACACTAACCCCTGGAGCTGTTGATGTGGCATGACAATGAGACTACGGTGGACTATGTCAACTTTAAACTGGTGGCGAAGGTCTGCGCGGACCTAATCAGAAACTCCGGTGGGGACCCAATCTCGATTGGTGTCTCAGGTGGCTGGGGTACTGGTAAGTCCTCACTCGTCCGCATGATTGAAGCCGAACTGATTTCTGCCAGGAAATCAACTGCGTCATCCCGGGACAATAGTGAACCTTACGTAGTCGTGACCTTCAACCCTTGGCTGTACCAAGGATTTGAGGACGCCCGCACCGCTTTGCTGCAAACAGTCGGTGACGCCGTTCTCAAACAGGCAGAGGGCTCGCAGACGCTCACCGATAAGGCGAAAGCGTTTGTGAAGCGAATTAACCTGCTGAGGCTGGCCCAGCTTGGTGGCGAAGTGGCGGCGACGCTGGTCACGGGTGTTCCCGTCGGCTTGCTCAGCAAGGCATTTGACCTTGGTATCGGCGCTTTTCAGAAGGGCTCAGCGTCGGAGGTCGTGGACGCAATGAAGGGAGTACCAGAGGCGACGAAGGGCTTGATTGACGACGCAAAGCCACGGTCGCTACCCAAGGAAATCCAAGGCTTTCGGGATGACCTTGAAGAACTACTGAGTGAATTGGGTGTAACCCTTGTTGTGTTTGTGGACGATTTGGACCGTTGTTTGCCAAAAACCGCAATCGCGACTCTGGAAGCCATCCGTTTGCTGCTGTTCCTCAAGGGCAGCGCATTCGTAGTAGCCGCAGACGATGTCTTTATTCGAGGGGCGGTGCGAGTGCATTTCACCGGCACAGGCCTGGCCGACGATGTCGTCACCAACTATTTCGATAAGCTCATACAGGTCCCGCTACGGGTACCGCGCCTGGGTCCGAATGAAACTAAAGCATACGCCGCCCTGCTATTCCTTGAGCGTGCCCATCGAGAGAAGAGTATTGACGACACTCATTTCGAACTGGCCAAGAAGCGCGTGGAGGAGCGCCTTCGCGAAACTTGGAAGGGTAAGCGGGTAGACCTCAGCTTCTTGGAAAGCCTCGCGCCTCAGGCAGACGCCGAGTTGCAGTCGCTTATGGGACTAGCCGAACGCCTTTCACCTCTGCTGCTCAACGCGCGCGCGGTCCAGTCGAATCCCCGCCTGGTCAAGCGATTTCTGAACACGGTTTTTCTCCGTCAGGCGATGGCTAAGCCGCAGGGCATCGAAGTTGACCTTCCGGTGTTGGCAAAATGGCATCTACTCGAGCGTTGCGAAGAGGGGCTCGCAAATGCGCTAGCTGA is part of the Cupriavidus metallidurans CH34 genome and harbors:
- a CDS encoding c-type cytochrome — encoded protein: MRIPAITIRKALQGGLALLTAIGATYALAQTEPAPSPNATHPQVIDDLPANYAASLDAATRKQVERGRYVARLGDCVACHTGTDKSRPMAGGLALETPFGTLHSTNITPDPETGIGRYSFAQFDRAMRKGVAADGHNLYPAMPYPSYAKLTQEDMQALYAYLMHGVKPVRQANQPLGMSFPFNQRWGLAVWNWLFLDAKPFQPNAKQDAEWNRGAYIVQGLGHCGACHTPRGIGFQEKTMSDAGSTGKFFLAGETVEGWRALSLRSLWTPEDTAEILKTGRNQHGTVSGNMVDVVQHSTQYMTDGDLKAIGVYLKSLPAAGHDKPMQVAQGPAPSIAPRASKAESDVVPATASGAPADLYTSRGGLGYLQFCTDCHRSDGAGVSGVFPALAGNPVLMSDDPSTLVHITLTGWRSAQTADNARVLSMPAFARLSDQEIAEILNFTRRSWGNATAKPIAAATVRSMRKQLDVRKLDDSKFETPRIANILKESNATQLVLGARLNINTHEMLPRNVGNALNCASCHLNAGTVADGSPYVGVSAFFPSYAPRAGRVITLADRINGCFLRSMNGKPLPLDSEELKAMVAYFDWMKRETKPEDKVEGRGVGKIDRRLVPNVENGKKIYAVQCALCHGDGGEGIKNANGKWVYPPLWGDESFNIGAGMARTYTAAAFVKRNMPIAFHNGFPLGQGGLTDQEAVDVAEYFTHMPRPDFAAKVKDWPNDKKPADARY
- a CDS encoding helix-turn-helix domain-containing protein, translated to MGKKEPVTVFGRRLRQARRRAGIPQDKLGVEIGLDETIASARISRYESGVHQPAVEIAQKLAKVLKVPTAYLYCDNDELAEFLLSWPYLIKADRKEIERIVENRLFSKGLLGKQS
- a CDS encoding helix-turn-helix domain-containing protein, with protein sequence MEAEIGGYLRTYRIHRNIDQATLSMRAGISVRALRNLETGNGSSLRTLCTVLRALGREGWLDMIAPVPTINPLMLTRQAKPRQRASKPRKKKTTFKEALAAIPNVGEDDSDSRK
- a CDS encoding argonaute/piwi family protein, with the protein product MMKLDFLKEPELEFGGHHRHVDMRQGIALFGPLDSIEGQPRRIRLGVVGTQQTVDGILQWLERSKAGIKAKASRQPHLFPDFPGFGADSPFRADFNIDASSVRTLSSRELSRITAQSELMAVADGQSMLADEVQAISESGRPDVVIVGVPQELVALEDNDANEATAEFNPKQDALEYGSTFDLRNMLKAKVMRMNQPIQLVLPQTYDETAKGKKSKKGEKRALQDEATRAWNFHTALYYKANYRPWRIVRDPSEFQACFVGISFYRSLDQATLVTSMAQVYDERGEGVIVRGKAVELLKDDRQPHLSRNDAYLLLTTALKEYRREHRHLPARVVVHKSSKYSKDELEGFNGAVDDQGLETADFMVVTKSFTRLFREGTYPPLRGTMLSLDEANHLLYTRGSVPYYATYPGMYVPRPLKFQIAQADTSPRKLAEEILALTKLNWNNTQFDGAEPITMRVAQQVGKVLKYVPEGDVVQPRYSFYM
- a CDS encoding DUF4365 domain-containing protein, with the translated sequence MSEKKLTDSQLLGTQGTGLIELTVSRMGLVWRPTAQHDAGIDGEIEIRDAANGRMTGMLLKVQSKAVSEFKNETNAGFDYWPDSRDMDYWLGHSVPVILIVSRPSTNECYWQVIKPPTEGGEKRLRFVKARDVLNESSKARLIEVAQAASPRGVAPALVRRETLVSNLLPVTKLPERLYLAETPYRTAKDLGAALREANLRLEFILKNERILTVRDLTEPRYHNLCDRGTVEDFGIKEWAASPDPDRQRDFVSLMNSCLREKLRSMPEALRFDKAMRCFFFPPSESNTPYDYAYRGDKKSTAREVFKELRNKQKKHLMGYRHSAMKAQFYRFGSDWYLEVTPTYFFTRNGTEQSKWHEDWLKGIKELEKNGAIRGQLMMWADLLRNPPGLFDEGYPFLDFGVPVTFGIDRGIDDSAWASSDNIDKQQGETSSAPLFELG
- a CDS encoding helix-turn-helix domain-containing protein; this translates as MSTQTPMAIGHYLTQLREHAGLKQAELARKVTWSPAVLSRVESGERELNPEELGEVLRAIGTDDALKLGERLQRSWEVLVAPPLTHPEQDLLWEAELASKQLRALSAADDVSAAFQRRIDEYLEELQYLASLVLKRDHTVAFIGSIGIGKSTAICRMTGLEVADDGAPVQPVLEAGAGGITVCEVHLYTGPQYGIVVEPCSDEEIRQHTTDFVEHISRTGNPASNDDAEPLENEGQGISREIERAIRNMSGLRVRKEKVDGKTTRRDDAKQLALSHASARELLVEVLARMELHKRDARHIWYDASTGKPPLVWLKETFEAINNGRLPEFTLPKRIEVVAPVGLLKGVDLSVRLVDTKGIDRTAARADLEVHLEDPHTLAVLCSGFNNAPGAEARLLLNRARDAGIRNLGLNAAIVALPRPEEALAVKDDAGDRVETVEEGYELKGDQVATALEPLGLAELPVGFFNAREDAPSKLQEFVAFQLRRIRDDFAKRLAQATANVQEVIQNREEEQNQAIIREAAAQLKHWLTQNTDSPPLKQQIHASLINELAKAHASTVHAAVRRGGDWPNLNYSHQLGHGARVLATGSLGRKIKDFHAIAENLRTNPEYAKAVSLIGQAESVLLVAFDGVLTRMRLLGETLFEDEMRRDAMFWRDCENEWGQGKGYRERVAERSKQWFDDERKDELNQAIQSLLSTEWGESVARVSALLEA